A genomic window from Micromonospora sp. WMMA1947 includes:
- a CDS encoding CinA family protein, whose translation MDTDARNQRPAGSPAAAVVHRLHECGETLATVESLTGGLLAAAIVEIAGVSSIYRGGMVVYATELKATLAGVPEDLLADRGPVDPDVAAALAEGGRERCGADWGLATTGVAGPEPQDDKPVGLVYVAVAGPDGTQVRRLDLGGGRDHIRAAAVIEALRLLADRIQLPEDADAAEAAGTGRR comes from the coding sequence ATGGACACCGACGCGAGAAACCAGCGGCCCGCCGGCAGCCCGGCGGCCGCCGTGGTGCACCGGCTGCACGAATGCGGCGAGACGCTGGCCACCGTCGAGTCGCTGACCGGCGGACTGCTCGCCGCCGCGATCGTGGAGATCGCCGGGGTCAGCTCCATCTACCGGGGCGGCATGGTGGTCTACGCCACCGAACTCAAGGCGACGCTCGCCGGCGTACCGGAGGATCTGCTGGCCGACCGCGGCCCGGTCGATCCGGACGTGGCGGCCGCGCTGGCCGAGGGCGGACGGGAGCGCTGCGGCGCCGACTGGGGCCTCGCCACCACCGGCGTGGCCGGGCCGGAGCCGCAGGACGACAAGCCTGTCGGCCTGGTCTACGTGGCGGTCGCCGGACCGGACGGCACACAGGTACGCCGGCTCGACCTCGGCGGCGGACGCGACCACATCCGCGCGGCCGCGGTGATCGAGGCGCTGCGCCTGCTCGCCGACCGCATCCAGCTCCCCGAGGACGCCGACGCCGCCGAGGCGGCCGGGACCGGCCGCCGGTGA
- a CDS encoding PspA/IM30 family protein, giving the protein MANPFVKGWKYLMALFGAKIDEHADPKVQIQQAVEEAQRQHQALVQQAAAVIGNQRQLEMKLSRQMTEVEQLQGNARQALAVADQARGKGDEAEAGRYEQTAQMLATQLVSAEQALEDLKTLHDQALGAAAQARKAVENNSMILQQKLAERTKLLSQLEQAKMQESVARSLESMSSLTAPANTPSLDEVRDRIERRYATAMGRAELAGNSVEGRMLEIQKATLDSAGSARLEQIRSSMAGEQLGSRSETPAVGQPADPAAAARLDEIRASMSRERGTGETTTG; this is encoded by the coding sequence ATGGCGAACCCGTTCGTCAAGGGTTGGAAGTACCTGATGGCGCTCTTCGGGGCGAAGATCGACGAGCACGCCGATCCGAAGGTGCAGATCCAGCAGGCCGTCGAGGAGGCACAGCGCCAGCACCAGGCGTTGGTGCAGCAGGCGGCCGCGGTGATCGGCAATCAGCGCCAGCTGGAGATGAAGCTGTCCCGGCAGATGACCGAGGTGGAACAGCTCCAGGGCAACGCGCGGCAGGCGCTCGCGGTGGCCGACCAGGCCCGGGGCAAGGGCGACGAGGCCGAGGCCGGGCGCTACGAGCAGACCGCCCAGATGCTGGCCACCCAGCTGGTCTCCGCCGAGCAGGCGCTGGAAGACCTCAAGACACTGCACGACCAGGCGCTCGGCGCGGCCGCACAGGCCCGCAAGGCGGTCGAGAACAACTCGATGATCCTCCAGCAGAAGCTGGCCGAGCGCACCAAGCTGCTCAGCCAGCTGGAGCAGGCCAAGATGCAGGAGAGCGTGGCCCGCTCGCTGGAGTCGATGTCGTCGCTCACCGCGCCCGCCAACACCCCCTCGCTGGACGAGGTACGCGACCGGATCGAACGCCGCTACGCCACCGCCATGGGCCGGGCCGAGCTGGCCGGCAACTCGGTCGAGGGCCGGATGCTGGAGATCCAGAAGGCCACGCTCGACTCGGCCGGATCGGCGAGACTGGAACAGATCCGGTCGAGCATGGCCGGCGAGCAGCTCGGCAGCCGGTCCGAGACCCCCGCCGTGGGGCAGCCGGCCGACCCGGCCGCCGCCGCCCGGCTCGACGAGATCCGGGCCAGCATGAGCCGGGAGCGCGGCACCGGGGAGACCACTACCGGCTGA
- the rimO gene encoding 30S ribosomal protein S12 methylthiotransferase RimO: MVSASSSTPRTDGRRVALLTLGCARNEVDSEELAARLHADGWQVTTDGEGADVVVVNTCGFVEKAKQDSIQTLLAAADTGAKVVAAGCMAERYGRELADSLPEAQAVLSFDDYPDIAARLDSVLAGEAIGAHTPRDRRELLPLTPVKRRDAAVSLPGHGTPARVTPETDAHTPAHLRQVLRHRLDTGPVASLKLASGCDRRCAFCAIPAFRGAFVSRTPDELLAEAEWLAKTGVRELVLVSENSTSYGKDLGDPRALEKLLPQLAAIDGIVRVRASYLQPAETRPGLVEVIATTPGVAAYFDLSFQHSSEPVLRRMRRFGSTDRFLELLASARALAPEAGARSNFIVGFPGETKQDVAELVRFLTEARLDAIGMFDYSDEDGTEAAGLTGKVSAATIKRRYDKLSALADELCSQRAEERLGATVEVLVDSTADGVVEGRAAHQAPEVDGSTTLVAPVGGGVDLAALRPGDLVRATVTATEGVDLVAVPDEMISAAPGAVR; the protein is encoded by the coding sequence ATGGTGTCTGCCTCCTCCTCCACCCCGCGAACCGACGGGCGCCGCGTCGCCCTGCTGACCCTCGGCTGCGCCCGTAACGAGGTCGACTCGGAGGAACTGGCCGCCCGGCTGCACGCCGACGGATGGCAGGTCACCACCGACGGCGAGGGCGCCGACGTGGTGGTGGTGAACACCTGCGGGTTCGTCGAGAAGGCCAAGCAGGACTCGATCCAGACGCTGCTCGCCGCCGCCGACACCGGCGCGAAGGTCGTCGCCGCCGGGTGCATGGCCGAGCGGTACGGCCGTGAGCTGGCCGACAGTCTCCCCGAGGCGCAGGCGGTGCTGAGCTTCGACGACTACCCGGACATCGCCGCCCGCCTCGACTCGGTGCTGGCCGGCGAGGCGATCGGCGCGCACACCCCGCGCGACCGGCGGGAGCTGCTGCCGCTGACCCCGGTGAAACGCCGCGACGCGGCGGTGTCGCTACCCGGGCACGGCACCCCGGCCCGGGTCACACCGGAGACCGACGCGCACACTCCGGCCCACCTGCGGCAGGTGCTGCGGCACCGGCTCGACACCGGCCCGGTGGCCTCGCTGAAGCTCGCCAGCGGCTGCGACCGGCGGTGCGCGTTCTGCGCCATCCCGGCCTTCCGCGGCGCGTTCGTCTCGCGTACCCCCGACGAGCTGCTCGCCGAGGCCGAGTGGCTGGCCAAGACCGGCGTCCGGGAGCTGGTGCTGGTCAGCGAGAACTCCACCTCGTACGGCAAGGACCTGGGCGACCCGCGCGCGCTGGAGAAGCTGCTGCCGCAGCTCGCCGCGATCGACGGGATCGTGCGGGTCCGCGCCAGCTACCTCCAGCCCGCCGAGACCCGGCCCGGCCTGGTTGAGGTGATCGCCACCACGCCGGGCGTGGCCGCGTACTTCGACCTGTCGTTCCAGCACTCCAGCGAGCCGGTGCTGCGCCGGATGCGCCGCTTCGGCTCCACCGACCGGTTCCTGGAGCTGCTCGCCTCCGCCCGCGCGCTGGCGCCGGAGGCGGGCGCGCGCAGCAACTTCATCGTCGGATTCCCCGGCGAGACGAAGCAGGACGTGGCCGAGCTGGTCCGGTTCCTGACCGAGGCGCGGCTGGACGCGATCGGCATGTTCGACTACAGCGACGAGGACGGCACCGAGGCCGCCGGCCTGACCGGCAAGGTCTCCGCCGCCACGATCAAGCGGCGGTACGACAAGCTCAGCGCGCTGGCCGACGAACTCTGCTCGCAACGCGCCGAGGAGCGCCTCGGCGCGACGGTGGAGGTGCTCGTGGACTCGACCGCCGACGGCGTGGTGGAGGGGCGGGCCGCCCACCAGGCGCCCGAGGTCGACGGCTCGACCACCCTCGTCGCGCCCGTCGGCGGCGGGGTCGATCTGGCCGCGCTGCGCCCCGGTGACCTGGTCCGGGCCACGGTGACGGCGACCGAGGGCGTGGACCTGGTCGCCGTACCGGATGAGATGATCTCGGCGGCGCCCGGCGCGGTACGGTGA
- a CDS encoding SMR family transporter, with the protein MAWIVLVISGLLETAWAIALDRSAGFTRPLPSAVFAVTLVASMAGLAYALRDIPVGTGYAVWVGIGAVGTALVGMLALGEPVNLPRVACLLLVVAGVIGLKLFA; encoded by the coding sequence ATGGCCTGGATCGTGCTGGTGATCTCCGGACTCCTGGAGACCGCGTGGGCGATCGCGCTGGACCGCAGCGCCGGCTTCACCCGTCCGCTCCCCTCCGCCGTCTTCGCCGTCACCCTGGTGGCGAGCATGGCCGGCCTGGCGTACGCGCTGCGCGACATCCCGGTCGGCACCGGTTACGCGGTGTGGGTCGGCATCGGCGCGGTGGGCACCGCGCTGGTCGGGATGCTCGCGCTGGGCGAACCGGTCAATCTGCCGCGCGTGGCCTGCCTGCTGCTGGTGGTGGCCGGTGTGATCGGACTGAAGCTGTTCGCCTGA
- a CDS encoding helix-turn-helix transcriptional regulator: protein MVLLRRVIGDALRARRQGQHRTLREVSSAANVSLGYLSEIERGQKEPSSELLAAICDALGARLSELLREVSDTVALAEQMPGVLVPVADERVEPAAVAPAAVRKATNRGVRQVTSDGGVAVQVRQDSPLKATLRSTRVRPAERDVVCAA from the coding sequence ATGGTCCTGCTACGCCGGGTGATCGGTGACGCGCTGCGAGCACGCAGGCAAGGGCAGCACCGCACCCTCCGCGAGGTCTCCTCCGCCGCCAACGTCAGCCTGGGCTACCTCTCCGAGATCGAACGCGGCCAGAAGGAACCCTCGAGCGAACTGCTGGCAGCGATCTGCGACGCGCTCGGCGCCCGCCTGTCCGAGCTGCTCCGCGAGGTGAGCGACACCGTCGCCCTGGCCGAGCAGATGCCCGGCGTGCTGGTTCCGGTGGCCGACGAGCGGGTCGAGCCGGCCGCGGTGGCCCCCGCCGCCGTGCGCAAGGCCACCAACCGCGGTGTCCGGCAGGTCACCTCCGACGGCGGTGTCGCCGTCCAGGTCCGGCAGGACTCGCCGCTCAAGGCCACGCTGCGCAGCACCCGGGTACGCCCCGCCGAGCGGGACGTGGTCTGCGCCGCCTGA
- a CDS encoding ornithine cyclodeaminase family protein — MTLLFSDDDVAAAVDAPLTVAAMRDALLAAYAGRLIAPPRASAPLDGGRMVLTAGHLTGQWYGFRSYDTFGHPESGQLVVLHDANTGAVRAIAVGEELGSRRTGGLGGVAVDALARADAATVGVVGSGRQAWTQVWAAAAVRPLREVTVYSRSPARREAFAARVRAELDVPARAVGSAAAAVRDRDVVVLATTSTTPVLDAADLAPGTHVNTVGFKQVDRHEFGPDLLDAADLMVTDSPGQATAYVPPMLAAVEPYAGRLRDLGAVLAGAVPGRTTADQISVFCSTGLAGTEVFLLDRLARVAVPAR; from the coding sequence ATGACCCTGCTCTTCTCCGACGACGACGTCGCGGCCGCCGTGGACGCCCCGCTCACCGTCGCTGCCATGCGCGACGCGCTGCTGGCCGCGTACGCGGGGCGGCTCATCGCCCCGCCCCGGGCTTCCGCGCCGCTGGACGGGGGCCGGATGGTGCTCACCGCCGGGCACCTCACCGGGCAGTGGTACGGCTTCCGCTCGTACGACACGTTCGGCCACCCGGAGAGCGGTCAACTGGTCGTGCTGCACGACGCGAACACCGGCGCGGTACGCGCCATCGCCGTGGGCGAGGAACTCGGCTCCCGGCGTACCGGAGGACTCGGTGGCGTGGCGGTCGACGCGCTGGCCCGCGCGGACGCCGCCACGGTCGGCGTGGTGGGGTCCGGCCGGCAGGCGTGGACCCAGGTCTGGGCCGCCGCGGCGGTCCGCCCGCTGCGCGAGGTGACCGTGTACAGCCGCTCGCCGGCCCGGCGGGAGGCGTTCGCCGCGCGGGTCCGCGCCGAGCTGGACGTGCCGGCCCGCGCCGTCGGCTCGGCCGCCGCCGCGGTACGCGACCGCGACGTCGTGGTGCTCGCCACCACCAGCACCACCCCGGTGCTCGACGCCGCCGATCTTGCCCCCGGCACCCACGTCAACACGGTCGGCTTCAAGCAGGTCGACCGGCACGAGTTCGGCCCCGACCTGCTCGACGCCGCCGATCTGATGGTCACCGACTCACCCGGGCAGGCCACCGCGTACGTCCCGCCGATGCTGGCCGCCGTCGAGCCGTACGCCGGGCGGTTGCGCGACCTGGGCGCGGTGCTGGCCGGCGCGGTTCCCGGCCGGACCACCGCGGACCAGATCTCGGTCTTCTGCTCCACCGGCCTGGCCGGCACGGAGGTGTTCCTCCTCGACCGGCTGGCCCGGGTGGCCGTTCCCGCCCGCTGA
- a CDS encoding fibronectin type III domain-containing protein: MVLFRRSRPGRPDRAAVVAVETAPTGDPTPAGSVAPAVPAARDGDDEQGPAPASLDPTAVPRLFGPVPNTAASPLPTLDPDGHPVPGTGIRKFVDPLPLPGQPASAGLGARLPVAVPDTITWPGCDYYEIGLQEYAQRLHRDLPATRLRGYRQLNLGTDASGHNTVSPPDRPWHLGPMIVARRGRPVRIKFINQLPTGRAGELFLPVDETVDGAGAGPLDGPAPYPQNRAVPHLSGAQTGWISAGNPWQWITPAGEITPYPAGACVTPVPDMPPPGAGATTLYFPNDQSGRLMWLHDNTLGLSRLTVYSGQIALYLLTDPAEERLVDDGVLPADQFPLVIEDKTFVPDDAQLAAQDPTWDRDRWGAKGSLWHPHVYQPRQNPYRLTGTNPTGRWDYGPWTHDPDGGASPWVAPVPNPHHDPDTDPDEPPLVPGVPHPSAVPDAYGDTPLVNGVAYPYLEVAPRAYRFRILNACADRALNLQLYRAASDAPMWAEDGSPADPDAGEVPMVEAVRAPGRPAYWPADGRDGGVPDPAAAGPEMIQIGNEGGLLPAPVVLTNRPVDYRYDRQDPTVLNVDGHALLLAPGERADVVVDFSTVPPGSTLILYNDCPAPLPRFDPRHDHHTGAPDRTAAGGLPPTCPGYGPNTRTLLQIRVTGTPAQPYDTRRLAERLPGAYARSQPPPIVPHPAYDAAIGTSTPHPTLVPARATSVTFTPAGATAPVTLPLAVKSVGQVFEPRHGRAVGRLGVGHPVSAPLTPATLPLGPADPATEVLHATDPALAVGAPGDGTQLWRIVGDAPRTHPVHIEGCDVQLVNRVGWDGTVRPPDPGELGWKDTVRVNPREDVVVALRPVPPALPFKIGDSVRLLDPTRPPGARLDAGPVSPVDGRPAIVVNQLVNLGWEYRWQTRSAGLRDQGMSRPLVVRVAPKAPTGLTATPAPGSATALPAIALTWTGNGSRPVPTSHRLQRATDSTFTTGLTEITVAATATRYTDATVTPGVTYHYRIRAENAVSCSSWSNAVPAAVHLAAPTRVTAVLPPTGPLRVALRWANHSFATGVDVQRATNPTFTSGPGTTAIAVGESHVDPAVAPDTTYYYRVRTTYLGAASPWSTVATVTTPARPVAPTGLSVTAGVSGPDTATVTVSWSAPTPAGPGAGFVVQRATDAAFTREPATFHVTGRGFTNTGLARGVTYHYRVRATNVVGTSPWTPPAQKTTPT; the protein is encoded by the coding sequence ATGGTGCTGTTCCGCCGCAGCCGGCCCGGACGCCCGGACCGCGCCGCCGTCGTCGCCGTCGAGACCGCGCCCACCGGCGACCCGACGCCGGCCGGTTCCGTCGCGCCCGCCGTTCCGGCCGCCCGGGACGGCGACGACGAGCAAGGTCCGGCGCCTGCGAGCCTGGACCCGACCGCCGTCCCGCGCCTGTTCGGCCCGGTGCCGAACACCGCCGCCAGCCCGCTGCCCACGCTCGACCCGGACGGCCACCCGGTACCCGGCACCGGCATCCGCAAGTTCGTCGACCCGCTGCCGCTGCCCGGGCAGCCGGCCAGCGCCGGGCTCGGCGCCCGCCTGCCGGTCGCAGTCCCGGACACCATCACCTGGCCGGGCTGCGACTACTACGAGATCGGCCTCCAGGAGTACGCGCAGCGCCTGCACCGCGACCTGCCCGCCACCCGGCTACGCGGCTACCGGCAGCTCAACCTGGGCACCGACGCCTCCGGCCACAACACGGTCAGCCCACCCGACCGCCCCTGGCACCTCGGCCCGATGATCGTGGCCCGGCGGGGCCGCCCGGTCCGGATCAAGTTCATCAACCAGCTCCCCACCGGGCGAGCGGGCGAGCTGTTCCTACCTGTCGACGAGACGGTCGACGGCGCGGGTGCCGGGCCGCTCGACGGCCCCGCGCCGTACCCGCAGAACCGGGCCGTGCCGCACCTGTCCGGCGCGCAGACCGGGTGGATCAGCGCCGGCAACCCGTGGCAGTGGATCACCCCGGCCGGGGAGATCACGCCGTACCCGGCGGGTGCCTGTGTGACGCCGGTACCGGACATGCCGCCGCCCGGCGCGGGCGCCACCACGCTGTACTTCCCGAACGACCAGAGCGGCCGCCTCATGTGGCTGCACGACAACACGCTCGGCCTGTCCCGGCTCACCGTCTACTCCGGCCAGATCGCGCTCTACCTGCTCACCGACCCGGCCGAGGAACGGCTCGTCGACGACGGCGTGCTGCCCGCCGACCAGTTCCCGCTGGTGATCGAGGACAAGACGTTCGTGCCCGACGACGCGCAGCTCGCCGCCCAGGACCCCACCTGGGACCGGGACCGCTGGGGCGCCAAGGGCAGCCTCTGGCACCCGCACGTCTACCAGCCCCGGCAGAACCCGTACCGGCTCACCGGCACCAACCCGACCGGCCGCTGGGACTACGGGCCGTGGACCCACGACCCGGACGGCGGCGCCAGCCCGTGGGTCGCCCCGGTGCCGAACCCGCACCACGACCCCGACACCGACCCGGACGAGCCGCCGCTGGTGCCGGGCGTGCCGCACCCGTCGGCGGTCCCCGACGCGTACGGCGACACCCCGCTCGTCAACGGCGTGGCCTACCCGTACCTGGAGGTCGCGCCGCGGGCGTACCGGTTCCGGATCCTCAACGCCTGCGCGGACCGCGCGCTCAACCTCCAGCTCTACCGGGCCGCCTCGGACGCGCCGATGTGGGCCGAGGACGGCAGTCCCGCCGACCCGGACGCCGGTGAGGTGCCGATGGTCGAGGCGGTCCGCGCGCCGGGACGGCCCGCGTACTGGCCGGCGGACGGACGCGACGGAGGCGTACCCGACCCGGCCGCCGCCGGGCCCGAGATGATCCAGATCGGCAACGAGGGCGGCCTGCTCCCCGCCCCCGTGGTGCTGACGAACCGGCCGGTCGACTACCGGTACGACAGGCAGGACCCGACCGTGCTCAACGTGGACGGGCACGCGCTGCTGCTCGCCCCCGGCGAACGGGCCGACGTGGTGGTGGACTTCTCCACGGTGCCGCCGGGCAGCACGCTCATCCTCTACAACGACTGCCCCGCGCCGCTGCCCCGGTTCGATCCGCGCCACGACCACCACACCGGCGCGCCCGACCGGACCGCCGCCGGTGGCCTGCCGCCGACCTGCCCCGGGTACGGCCCGAACACGCGCACGCTGCTCCAGATCCGGGTGACCGGCACCCCGGCCCAGCCGTACGACACGCGACGGCTCGCCGAGCGGCTACCCGGGGCGTACGCCCGCAGCCAGCCGCCGCCGATCGTGCCGCACCCGGCGTACGACGCCGCGATCGGCACCTCCACCCCGCACCCGACGCTCGTTCCCGCGCGGGCCACCTCGGTCACGTTCACCCCGGCGGGCGCGACCGCCCCGGTCACCTTGCCGCTGGCGGTCAAGTCCGTCGGGCAGGTGTTCGAGCCGCGGCACGGCCGCGCGGTGGGACGGCTCGGCGTCGGCCACCCGGTCAGCGCGCCGCTCACCCCGGCCACGCTGCCGCTGGGGCCGGCCGACCCGGCCACCGAGGTGCTGCACGCCACCGATCCGGCCCTGGCGGTCGGCGCCCCCGGCGACGGCACGCAGCTCTGGCGGATCGTCGGCGACGCCCCCCGTACCCACCCGGTGCACATCGAGGGCTGCGACGTGCAGTTGGTCAACCGGGTCGGCTGGGACGGCACGGTCCGCCCGCCGGACCCGGGCGAGTTGGGCTGGAAGGACACCGTCCGGGTCAACCCCCGGGAGGACGTCGTGGTGGCGCTGCGTCCCGTACCGCCCGCCCTGCCGTTCAAGATCGGCGACAGCGTACGGCTGCTCGACCCGACCCGCCCGCCCGGCGCGCGCCTGGACGCCGGCCCGGTCAGCCCCGTCGACGGCCGCCCCGCGATCGTGGTGAACCAGCTGGTCAACCTCGGCTGGGAGTACCGCTGGCAGACCCGCTCGGCCGGACTGCGCGACCAGGGCATGAGCCGCCCGCTGGTGGTGCGCGTGGCACCCAAGGCGCCGACCGGGCTCACCGCCACCCCGGCGCCCGGCAGCGCCACCGCGCTCCCCGCCATCGCGCTGACCTGGACCGGCAACGGCAGCCGGCCCGTACCCACCAGCCACCGGCTGCAACGCGCCACCGACAGCACCTTCACCACCGGGCTGACCGAGATCACGGTGGCCGCCACCGCCACCCGGTACACCGACGCCACCGTCACCCCCGGCGTCACCTACCACTACCGGATCCGCGCCGAGAACGCGGTGAGCTGCTCGTCCTGGTCCAACGCCGTACCGGCGGCGGTGCACCTGGCCGCGCCGACCCGGGTGACAGCGGTGCTGCCGCCGACCGGGCCGCTGCGGGTGGCGCTGCGCTGGGCCAACCACTCCTTCGCCACCGGAGTGGACGTGCAGCGGGCCACCAACCCGACGTTCACCAGCGGGCCGGGCACCACGGCCATCGCCGTGGGCGAGTCCCACGTGGACCCGGCGGTCGCGCCGGACACCACGTACTACTACCGGGTACGCACGACGTACCTGGGCGCCGCCTCACCCTGGTCGACTGTGGCCACCGTGACCACCCCGGCCCGCCCGGTCGCACCGACCGGATTGAGCGTCACCGCCGGCGTGTCCGGGCCGGACACCGCCACCGTGACGGTGAGCTGGTCGGCGCCGACCCCGGCCGGGCCGGGTGCCGGGTTCGTCGTGCAGCGCGCCACCGACGCCGCCTTCACGCGCGAGCCGGCGACGTTCCACGTGACCGGCCGCGGCTTCACCAACACGGGTCTGGCCCGCGGTGTGACCTACCACTACCGGGTCAGAGCCACAAACGTCGTAGGCACCTCCCCCTGGACTCCCCCAGCCCAGAAAACCACCCCCACCTGA
- the pgsA gene encoding CDP-diacylglycerol--glycerol-3-phosphate 3-phosphatidyltransferase, translating to MTGAESTAAAPVPLLNAANVLTGARLMLVPVFAATVIASGMSHAGWQMAACLIFAVASATDLVDGWIARRYELVTSLGKVADPIADKALTGAALVLLSVYDRLPWWVTVVILARELGITALRFWVIRHGVIAASRGGKVKTALQILAITWYLWPMPAALAAVGPWIMGAAVVVTVVTGFDYIAQALRLRRPAR from the coding sequence ATGACGGGAGCGGAGTCGACGGCCGCTGCCCCCGTACCCCTGCTCAACGCGGCGAACGTGCTCACCGGCGCGCGCCTGATGCTGGTGCCGGTCTTCGCGGCCACCGTGATCGCCTCCGGCATGAGCCACGCGGGCTGGCAGATGGCGGCCTGCCTGATCTTCGCGGTGGCCTCCGCGACCGACCTGGTCGACGGCTGGATCGCCCGCCGGTACGAACTGGTCACCTCGCTGGGCAAGGTCGCCGACCCGATCGCCGACAAGGCGCTCACCGGCGCCGCCCTGGTGCTGCTCTCCGTCTACGACCGGCTGCCCTGGTGGGTGACGGTGGTCATCCTGGCCCGTGAGCTGGGCATCACCGCGCTGCGCTTCTGGGTGATCCGGCACGGCGTGATCGCGGCCAGCCGGGGCGGCAAGGTCAAGACGGCGCTGCAGATCCTGGCGATCACCTGGTACCTCTGGCCGATGCCGGCGGCGCTCGCCGCGGTCGGGCCGTGGATCATGGGGGCGGCCGTGGTGGTCACCGTGGTCACCGGGTTCGACTACATCGCCCAGGCGTTGCGGCTGCGGCGCCCGGCCCGTTGA